A genomic region of Papaver somniferum cultivar HN1 chromosome 7, ASM357369v1, whole genome shotgun sequence contains the following coding sequences:
- the LOC113296243 gene encoding F-box protein At5g07610-like has protein sequence MNIADDVWFEVCLRLPLTEIFKCKCVSKVWLSILSDPYFINKWYKLNSSLWTLILGLAKQNPTAPLNSELPLFHPELNSQFISHHQSVSGFSLRFLNQKHELSNTKLYVVGSSNGLVLCTNAFYRQNNYYVCNPLSKKWVSLPPPPTEATIVHTGFTCESSLISTSFKVIRVDEGATLKIDIFSSDLGKWNVYNVLHPGGALHGCSVYDHYVTHNGVFYWMKKGFNQILAFSVNRNHNHQTCGNECRLISLPDQEMDNDRRYFRQSTERNKRFFGQCLGESEGLICYAIVKHKERSLSVWVLEENWSLLHKDIKFYDILAEIASSLIGVESTVDLITDIQVIGFNPVDKNVVIISYKTHILAYNIRNGGYEQLSHPSILDSNLPGSYVGILTFALKPRPTILPAVSW, from the coding sequence atgaatatagcAGATGATGTCTGGTTTGAAGTCTGTCTTCGTCTTCCTCTTACTGAAATCTTCAAATGTAAGTGCGTTTCAAAGGTATGGTTATCAATTCTCTCAGACCCTTATTTTATCAACAAATGGTATAAACTCAATTCTTCGTTATGGACATTGATTCTTGgtttagcaaaacaaaacccTACAGCCCCACTTAACTCAGAGTTACCCTTATTTCATCCTGAGTTGAATTCACAGTTTATATCTCATCATCAAAGTGTTAGCGGGTTCTCTCTTAGATTCTTAAATCAAAAACATGAGTTATCGAACACTAAATTATACGTTGTAGGGTCTAGTAATGGTTTGGTTCTCTGCACAAATGCTTTTTACAGGCAGAACAATTATTATGTTTGCAATCCACTCTCTAAGAAATGGGTTTCactcccaccaccaccaacagaaGCAACCATTGTTCACACTGGTTTCACATGTGAATCATCACTAATTTCTACGAGTTTTAAGGTTATTCGTGTTGATGAGGGAGCAACACTCAAAATTGATATATTTTCTTCTGATTTGGGTAAATGGAATGTCTACAATGTTTTACATCCTGGTGGTGCTCTTCATGGATGCTCCGTTTATGACCATTATGTTACCCATAATGGCGTTTTTTACTGGATGAAAAAGGGATTTAACCAAATTCTAGCTTTCAGTGTTAATAGAAACCACAACCATCAAACTTGTGGCAATGAATGTAGATTGATTAGTTTGCCTGACCAAGAGATGGACAATGACCGCAGGTATTTTCGTCAATCTACCGAGAGAAATAAAAGGTTTTTTGGTCAATGTCTTGGGGAATCAGAAGGATTGATTTGTTACGCTATTGTAAAACATAAGGAGAGGAGTTTGAGTGTTTGGGTACTTGAAGAAAACTGGTCTTTGTTGCACAAGGATATCAAATTTTATGACATTTTAGCAGAAATAGCATCTTCGTTGATTGGAGTAGAAAGTACAGTTGATTTGATTACAGATATTCAGGTTATAGGTTTCAATCCGGTTGACAAAAATGTGGTTATAATTAGCTACAAGACGCACATTTTGGCTTACAACATCAGAAACGGGGGATATGAACAACTCTCACATCCTTCTATCTTGGATAGCAATCTTCCAGGTTCTTATGTGGGAATCTTAACATTTGCTTTAAAGCCAAGGCCGACGATACTTCCAGCAGTCTCTTGGTGA